The following proteins come from a genomic window of Pichia kudriavzevii chromosome 1, complete sequence:
- a CDS encoding uncharacterized protein (PKUD0A09060; similar to Saccharomyces cerevisiae YBL040C (ERD2); ancestral locus Anc_7.479), with protein MFNIFRVSGDIAHLVSHIILIHTIEKNKSAKGISLKTQLLYALVFITRYLSLLVLDFGSFYNTIMKIFFLSTTFYSIYQIKKYTKQISQYIDNFPIHYLILPCFILSLLFNYKFSILEVAWSFSLWLESVAILPQLFMLQSQGEGDLLTIHYIFALGLYRALYIPNWIYRYFAEDRFDIISIAAGIIQTLVYSDFFYVYYNKVIKNSLKLPQ; from the coding sequence ATGTTTAACATCTTCAGAGTCTCGGGAGATATTGCCCATTTGGTCTCCCATATCATTCTAATCCACACAATCGAGAAGAACAAATCGGCAAAGGGTATCTCCTTAAAGACCCAACTACTATACGCCCTCGTCTTTATAACGAGGTACTTGAGCTTGCTAGTGCTCGATTTTGGGTCCTTCTATAACACAATTATGAagatcttctttttgtcaacaactttttATTCAATCTACcaaattaaaaaatacACTAAACAAATCTCTCAATACATAGACAACTTCCCCATTCACTACTTGATTCTCCCCTGCTTCATTCTCTCCCTCCTATTCAACTACAAGTTCTCCATCCTTGAAGTCGCTTGGAGCTTCTCTCTCTGGCTCGAATCGGTCGCCATCTTACCCCAGTTGTTTATGCTTCAAAGCCAGGGCGAAGGCGATCTCTTGACCATCCACTACATCTTTGCTCTCGGCCTCTATAGGGCCCTCTACATCCCAAATTGGATCTACAGGTACTTTGCAGAAGACAGATTCGACATCATCAGCATTGCCGCTGGTATTATCCAAACCCTTGTTTACTCAGACTTCTTCTATGTCTACTATAACAAGGTCATCAAAAACTCCCTCAAATTACCACAGtaa
- a CDS encoding uncharacterized protein (PKUD0A09070; similar to Saccharomyces cerevisiae YBL041W (PRE7); ancestral locus Anc_7.480), with protein sequence MQKTIPTTEYANEVRSEPIEHRFNPYSDNGGTILGIAGEDFAVLAGDTRQTTGYSINSRYEPKVFDVGDNLLLSANGFAGDATQLVKVFENRLKWYHFDHNKPLTSSSAARLIQHMLYGKRFFPYYVHTILAGLDDEGKGAIYSFDPVGSYEREQCRAGGAAASLIMPFLDNQVNFKNQMDPTSNGTKRREIRYLSLDEVIQLVRDAFSSATERHIEVGDGLEIMIVTKEGVRTEYFPLKKD encoded by the coding sequence ATGCAAAAGACTATCCCAACGACAGAGTATGCCAACGAGGTCCGTAGTGAACCGATAGAGCACAGGTTCAATCCGTACTCCGACAATGGAGGTACAATTCTTGGTATTGCTGGTGAGGATTTTGCGGTTTTAGCAGGAGATACCAGACAAACCACAGGATATAGCATCAATTCTAGATACGAGCCAAAGGTCTTTGATGTTGGCGACAACCTGTTGCTTAGTGCCAATGGGTTTGCAGGTGACGCCACGCAATTGGTTAAGGTATTTGAGAATAGACTGAAGTGGTATCATTTTGACCATAATAAGCCATTGACGAGCAGCAGTGCGGCCAGATTAATACAGCACATGCTCTATGGGAAGAGGTTCTTCCCCTACTATGTGCATACGATTTTGGCGGGACTGGATGACGAAGGTAAAGGTGCCATCTACTCGTTTGATCCTGTTGGGTCATATGAGAGGGAGCAGTGTAGAGCTGGTGGTGCTGCAGCTTCGTTGATCATGCCCTTCTTGGACAACCAAGTGAATTTCAAGAACCAAATGGATCCGACTAGTAACGGTACCAAGAGAAGAGAAATCAGGTACTTGTCATTGGACGAGGTGATTCAGTTGGTGAGAGATGCCTTTTCCTCTGCAACTGAGAGACACATAGAGGTTGGAGATGGTTTAGAGATTATGATTGTCACCAAGGAGGGTGTGCGTACTGAATATTTCCCACTAAAGAAGGATTGA
- a CDS encoding uncharacterized protein (PKUD0A09080; Pfam Domains: Peptidase_M20(1.5e-19)) — MSLNIKKPKSIKFRYFTISAILTIILALNSLAVWCLKSSKPSKAINSVPKCPKSKKRPIKEHEKIQWILHDDAYRNHSVEVFSKSIQVDTTVYDDVEDYSKFANFHKYLEENFPLVYEKAIVHTINEWGLVFEFKGSNSSLKPIMLNAHQDTVPIGTIENWNIDPWGGYYDGEKIFGRGSSDCKNLLVGLMEAMELRISDGKSDFQRGVLFAFGFDEEKSGFNGARKIGEYLVDYLGKDSVYLIMDEGMTMMSEMFGGHYGLIMTGEKGYHDLKVSIVTPGGHSSLPRKHTSIGMMSFFLSNYEFEGYTPVLTEENPIFRTYECMAEQDNEVDKSIRSIILNARADLEARSELLKLINENPLFRYTVETSQAIDVIHGGDKVNSIPRNVTALINHRITYGNSPETVIDKARRFAIKTARLFDIGLTIKSEVIFPETSNGQMLIESYKEELETAKVTPDYGEVWDSVTGNMRSFYEDEVYPEKFTQGQAKYIIAPSLMTPNTDTRHYWDLSDNIFKVTPGTLRRGETLVAHAADEWVRLDDHLQVVGFFYNFLSDVCQ; from the coding sequence ATGAGCTTAAATATAAAAAAGCCAAAATCTATCAAGTTTAGATATTTTACCATATCCGCTATTCTAACAATTATCCTAGCCTTAAATTCTCTAGCGGTTTGGTGCCTCAAGTCCAGTAAACCCTCCAAAGCAATTAATTCCGTACCAAAGTGTCCCAAATCTAAGAAAAGACCAATAAAAGAGcatgaaaaaatacaatggATTTTGCATGATGATGCATACAGAAACCACTCTGTGGAAGTTTTTTCCAAGTCAATCCAAGTTGATACAACTGTCTACGATGATGTGGAAGACTATTCCAAATTTGCCAATTTTCATaaatatttggaagaaaatttCCCTTTAGTTTATGAAAAGGCAATTGTCCATACCATCAATGAGTGGGGGTTAGTTTTTGAGTTTAAAGGAAGtaattcaagtttgaaacCGATAATGTTGAATGCACATCAAGATACCGTCCCCATAGGTACAATTGAGAATTGGAATATCGATCCGTGGGGAGGTTATTATGATGGGGAGAAGATATTCGGCCGTGGTTCATCTGATTGTAAGAATCTACTAGTTGGGTTAATGGAGGCAATGGAGCTGAGGATATCCGATGGCAAGAgtgatttccaaagagGTGTTCTATTTGCTTTTGGATTTGACGAAGAGAAATCGGGCTTCAATGGAGCACGTAAGATTGGTGAGTATCTTGTCGATTATTTGGGAAAAGATTCGGTCTATCTGATAATGGATGAAGGTATGACAATGATGTCGGAGATGTTTGGTGGTCATTATGGCTTGATAATGACGGGTGAGAAGGGATACCATGATTTAAAAGTAAGTATCGTCACCCCTGGAGGGCACTCTTCATTACCAAGAAAGCACACATCAATTGGTATGatgtctttttttctctctaattatgaatttgaaggttATACTCCAGTTCTCACCGAGGAAAATCCCATTTTCAGAACCTATGAATGTATGGCTGAACAAGACAATGAAGTTGATAAGTCTATCCGATCTATTATATTAAATGCAAGAGCAGATTTGGAAGCAAGAAGTGAGCTACTAAAATTGATCAATGAGAATCCGCTATTCAGGTATACTGTAGAGACATCGCAAGCAATAGATGTTATACATGGCGGAGACAAGGTAAACTCAATACCAAGAAATGTGACAGCCTTAATCAACCATCGAATTACATATGGCAATTCACCTGAGACTGTCATTGACAAGGCACGGAGATTTGCAATCAAAACCGCCAGGCTTTTCGATATTGGATTAACAATCAAAAGTGAAGTTATTTTTCCAGAAACTTCCAATGGTCAAATGCTAATTGAATCATACAAAGAGGAATTAGAAACTGCAAAAGTGACCCCTGATTATGGGGAAGTTTGGGATAGTGTGACGGGTAACATGAGATCATTctatgaagatgaagtttATCCGGAGAAGTTTACCCAAGGCCAGGCAAAGTACATTATTGCGCCATCTTTGATGACACCCAATACAGATACTAGACATTACTGGGATTTGTCAGATAACATATTCAAAGTTACACCTGGCACCTTACGGAGGGGAGAGACACTGGTAGCCCATGCTGCTGATGAATGGGTGCGTTTAGATGACCATTTACAGgttgttggatttttctATAATTTTTTGAGTGACGTTTGTCAATAG
- a CDS encoding uncharacterized protein (PKUD0A09090; Pfam Domains: Peptidase_M20(5.3e-17)|M20_dimer(3.4e-09)) gives MGPIWLPNALIVIIFSILVYQYPSALNFKPLYSKEVLCPLPEFVDTLNHEKTQLILHDSAFRKKTLDRFSRAIQIDTTIDEKMNDFTKFEVFHNYLETEFPIVFEKAKVTKINTYGLLFEVEGENPALKPAMFMAHQDTVPLGDIKEWKFDPLGGFYDDKRVYGRGTNDVKGLLVGLMNAVETIFTDYPDHKFQRGFKLAFGFDEEISGNMGAKKIGEYLLEQYGPNTIDHIIDEGAPMFLELKGTFFGPIVTSEKGYMDMRVEVTTPGGHSSNPRDTTSIGILSRFLESYERDKFPASLPNSSPMLKFLECNAEHHPSSKFSLKDILLKLSRANELAKRFIVRKLEKIKLFEYTIRTSQAIDVIYGGEKYNSLPPNATAIINHRITIGDTFDTIWEKAIKHAVPAAEFSNVGLIVNNVEIIPATKNGVIKIGQLEKNGDMLPAPITPAYDDKWNRLTSYIRTFYEKEVYPEKLKNSTYIISPTSMQGNTDTRHYWKLTDHIYRVQPGITNLFEANMHGSNEYVDIETHMQVVAFYYNYILGIC, from the coding sequence ATGGGTCCTATCTGGCTGCCAAACGCTTTAATTGTCATCATCTTCTCGATTTTGGTGTACCAATATCCGAGTGCACTAAATTTCAAACCTCTATACTCAAAGGAGGTATTATGCCCATTGCCTGAATTTGTTGATACTCTAAATCATGAGAAAACACAATTGATTCTTCATGACTCTGCGTTTAGAAAGAAGACATTGGATAGGTTTTCAAGAGCTATTCAGATTGACACGACCATTGATGAGAAAATGAATGACTTCACAAAGTTTGAAGTATTTCACAATTATTTGGAAACTGAGtttccaattgttttcGAAAAGGCAAAAGttaccaaaatcaatacGTATGGGTTACTATTTGAGGTTGAAGGTGAAAATCCAGCTCTCAAACCTGCAATGTTCATGGCGCATCAAGACACAGTTCCTCTCGGTGATATAAAGGAATGGAAATTTGACCCATTAGGCGGATTCTATGACGATAAAAGAGTTTATGGTCGAGGCACAAATGACGTCAAAGGTCTTCTTGTGGGATTGATGAATGCAGTGGAGACAATCTTTACAGATTATCCAGACCATAAATTTCAACGTGGATTCAAACTTGCATTTGGCTTTGACGAAGAAATTTCGGGAAATATGGGAGCAAAGAAGATTGGTGAATATTTACTTGAGCAATACGGTCCTAATACCATAGACcatattattgatgaaggtGCACCAATGTTTCTTGAATTGAAAGGGACATTTTTTGGACCTATTGTTACATCAGAAAAAGGGTATATGGATATGAGGGTTGAAGTAACTACCCCCGGTGGACATTCATCCAATCCAAGAGATACAACGTCGATCGGAATATTGTCGAGATTTTTAGAGTCCTACGAAAGAGATAAGTTTCCAGCTAGTTTACCTAATAGTAGtccaatgttgaaatttttaGAATGTAACGCTGAGCATCATCCAAGTAGCAAGTTCTCTTTAAAAGACATCTTGCTAAAGCTTTCAAGGGCAAATGAACTTGCAAAGAGATTTATTGTTCGGAAGCTGGAAAAAATCAAGCTTTTCGAATATACTATTAGAACCTCACAGGCCATTGACGTTATATATGGAGGTGAGAAATACAATTCCTTACCACCAAATGCGACGGCAATAATAAACCATAGAATTACTATTGGTGATACTTTTGATACTATCTGGGAAAAAGCAATAAAGCATGCAGTTCCTGCTGCTGAATTTTCCAACGTTGGGTTGATTGTGAATAATGTGGAGATCATCCCTGCCACGAAGAATGGTGTTATCAAGATAGGCCAACTCGAGAAAAATGGGGATATGTTGCCAGCACCCATCACTCCAGCTTATGATGACAAATGGAACAGACTAACCAGCTATATTAGAACTTTCTACGAAAAAGAAGTTTATCCGGAAAAACTCAAGAATTCAACATATATCATTTCTCCAACATCAATGCAAGGTAATACTGATACGAGACATTACTGGAAGCTGACGGATCATATCTATAGGGTTCAACCAGGAATCACAAATTTGTTTGAAGCAAATATGCATGGATCAAACGAGTATGTTGACATTGAGACGCATATGCAAGTCGTTGCCTTTTATTACAACTACATACTAGGTATAtgttaa
- a CDS encoding uncharacterized protein (PKUD0A09100; similar to Saccharomyces cerevisiae YDR205W (MSC2); ancestral locus Anc_8.413), with protein MTLIDLAPLLLALPTLFVSLTLTVTTSELDVTSYLILNLLQAILFSSMVMVIVKVILRMIFGHTREDHTDAKGDVLGNMLYLWSPLVLLFLANSYLGPIRVVSLLVVSQILNKKVKKSFHRSFEMENNYKVSDKSHAILFYEKYQLQFVFLASVTFDLLQDYYAGNSMTETIIGYFSLAVPCFFSKDSYEPDEVRPTTTGPSNISLSSRMHIFIIGLSFIMITYKYVDVYNFKMLLISIGSLFILICSQFENEKIDSLKVSSLLNDIINTDLILQCYKVNYCILNLFILVITFLNESVAPDFVFAVQFTDFFRNHALSLVFSILSIFLIRIKDLQIKKRPAFLNDNGTFADETNVTFFSLFMQLVNSEESKSIFNFLLLNIAFMFIQLLYSFRSRSLSLLSDSLHMLLDCMSLFLGLMASVISKHNAKHPTDKYPFGLARIGTLSGFTNGSLLLGIVFGIFNESIQRFFNPVTLENTTELLIVSTLGFLVNLVGIFAFNHGHDHSHGHSHSHGHSHSHGHSHIEDHTCNHNHENKEKHSHDTKNSSAHADSNDSDHHKHEHSHSENHSGHSHKHEKDEHSHDDDKEIHKVTFNLEHLKESDVEVSSCQHQHTDTHIHDDDNMHGIFLHIMADTLGSVGVIISTIIIKLTGWNFVDPLTSILIATLIFVSAIPLIKSSSSSLLLSLNSDTETELKSLLEGVLNVPGVKSYTTPRFWPQDGPNSSLIGYLHVQYYRTENELQIKTKIDRMFQKSSIINTFYLQLENEIDECWCRKEGVFSTF; from the coding sequence ATGACTCTGATTGATTTGGCGCCGTTGTTGCTAGCCCTCCCGACGTTGTTTGTGTCATTGACACTTACGGTGACTACATCCGAACTCGATGTAACGTCATACCTAATATTGAACTTGCTCCAAGCTATACTGTTTTCCTCCATGGTGATGGTCATAGTGAAAGTTATCTTGAGGATGATTTTTGGACATACCAGGGAAGACCACACTGATGCGAAGGGAGACGTTTTGGGGAACATGTTGTACCTGTGGTCTCCGTTGgttctgttgtttttggCTAATTCATATCTAGGACCAATACGCGTGGTTTCCTTGTTGGTGGTGTCTCAAATTCTCAACAAAAAGGTGAAGAAGTCGTTCCATAGATCGTTTGAGATGGAGAATAACTACAAAGTGTCGGACAAAAGCCATGCCATATTATTCTACGAGAAGTATCAGCTTCAATTCGTTTTTCTAGCTTCGGTAACATTCGATCTATTGCAAGATTACTATGCCGGAAATAGCATGACAGAGACTATAATTGGATATTTCTCCTTAGCGGTCCCatgttttttctctaaGGATTCATATGAACCAGATGAAGTCAGGCCAACTACCACAGGTCCTTCGAACATATCATTGTCCAGTAGAATgcatattttcattattggaTTGAGTTTCATCATGATCACATATAAGTATGTGGATGTctacaatttcaagatgctattgatttcaattggTTCgctgtttattttgatttgtagCCAGTTTGAGAACGAGAAGATCGATTCCTTGAAAGTTTCAAGCTTATTAAATGACATCATCAATACCGACCTGATCCTACAGTGCTACAAAGTGAACTATTGCATTTTAAATTTGTTTATCCTAGTTATCACTTTTCTAAATGAAAGTGTTGCCCCGGATTTCGTCTTTGCGGTTCAATTCACCGATTTTTTTAGAAACCATGCTCTTTCGCTTGTCTTTAGCATCTTATCAATCTTCCTCATCAGGATCAAagatcttcaaataaagaaaaggcCAGCttttttgaatgataaCGGTACTTTTGCTGACGAAACAAACGtcaccttcttctccttgttcATGCAGTTGGTGAATTCTGAAGAATCTAAATCgatcttcaactttttgttGCTAAACATTGCCTTCATGTTTATCCAATTGTTGTATTCTTTTAGATCCAGATCTTTGAGTTTGTTGAGCGACTCTCTTCATATGCTCCTTGATTGCATGTCGTTGTTCTTAGGCTTAATGGCGTCTGTAATCAGCAAACACAACGCCAAGCACCCTACCGATAAGTATCCTTTTGGTTTAGCCAGAATAGGCACGTTATCAGGCTTTACAAATGGATCATTGCTTCTCGGTATTgtttttggtatttttaACGAGTCCATTCAACGGTTTTTCAATCCGGTCACTTTAGAAAACACTACCGAACTCTTGATTGTCAGTACGTTAGGATTCTTGGTTAATTTAGTAGGTATCTTTGCATTTAACCATGGCCATGATCATTCTCACGGACACAGCCACTCTCACGGACACAGCCACTCTCACGGACATAGCCACATTGAGGATCACACTTGCAACCATAATcatgaaaacaaagaaaaacactCGCATGACACCAAGAACTCATCTGCGCATGCCGACAGTAACGATTCCGATCATCATAAACACGAACATTCTCACAGTGAAAATCACAGTGGACACTCTCATAAGCACGAAAAGGACGAACACTCACATGATGACGATAAGGAAATACATAAGGTTACTTTTAATCTTGAGCATCTGAAGGAATCCGATGTAGAGGTTTCCAGCtgtcaacatcaacatACAGATACCCATATACACGACGATGACAATATGCATggtatttttcttcatatTATGGCCGATACTCTGGGTTCGGTTGGTGTTATTATTTCCACCATAATAATCAAACTTACAGGGTGGAATTTTGTAGATCCACTCACTTCGATTTTGATTGCTACCttgatttttgtttctgctATCCCATTGATTaagtcatcatcatccagTTTGTTACTTTCGTTGAACAGTGATACTGAAACCGAACTGAAGAGTCTCCTTGAAGGTGTCCTAAATGTTCCGGGAGTAAAGTCATATACAACACCACGATTCTGGCCCCAGGACGGCCCTAACTCCTCATTGATTGGATATCTACATGTTCAATACTATCGGACTGAGAACGAACTTCAAATAAAGACCAAAATCGATCGCATGTTCCAAAAGAGCAGCATAATCAACACGTTTTATTTACAACTGGAGAATGAAATAGACGAATGTTGGTGTCGAAAAGAAGGTGTCTTTAGTACCTTTTAA
- a CDS encoding uncharacterized protein (PKUD0A09110; similar to Saccharomyces cerevisiae YER152C; ancestral locus Anc_8.204), which yields MSHQKLAPYNFFKGHPSTDLLPMREILHASQCVIRSFTKTMAHYDGRENTHPMNYGPDLGNLEVRSLVAQWNDRLFKAKAPTDPNCINLTNGASFGLANAILQCTYPFNDITKRIFVISPTYFLVNSCFIDNGYSGKLKAIPEFDNGEIDIDSLVTELEQIEKVTPSKPITAEDIPKTQQPGKPMKKIYNYVLYVVPTFSNPKGGSLSLETKLRLINIARKFNMLIICDDVYELLDFKAGTDGFEYHKRMVYLDRETLPEGEIYGNVISNATFSKIVGPGLRVGWQETATPHLALALASGGAVLSGGTPSHLNTVIVGELLRNGEIDNIVSNFVHVYRERASALKRAVLRYLPRGTKISPVDGGYFSWVTLPPEYDNLKIAQECAKRGVILATGDNFEVSGDSLEWGKHGVRLSVSYMSSQDIDEGINIWGDVCKEVGRA from the coding sequence ATGTCACACCAGAAGCTAGCGCCAtacaacttcttcaaggGCCACCCTTCTACAGATCTTCTCCCCATGAGGGAGATTCTGCATGCCTCTCAATGCGTTATTCGATCCTTCACCAAAACAATGGCTCACTATGATGGCAGGGAGAACACACATCCAATGAACTACGGTCCCGACTTGGGAAACCTGGAAGTACGATCGCTAGTGGCACAGTGGAACGATCGTTTGTTCAAGGCCAAGGCGCCAACAGATCCAAACTGTATAAATCTCACAAACGGTGCCTCATTTGGATTGGCAAACGCAATACTACAATGCACCTATCCTTTCAACGATATCACAAAACGGATTTTCGTTATCTCTCCCACCTATTTCTTGGTCAACTCATGCTTTATAGACAATGGGTACTCGGGGAAGTTAAAGGCGATTCCAGAGTTTGACAACGGTGAGATTGACATTGACAGCCTCGTGACGGAATTGGAGCAGATCGAAAAGGTTACCCCCTCCAAACCAATCACCGCTGAGGATATTCCAAAGACACAACAACCGGGGAAaccaatgaagaagatataCAACTACGTCCTATATGTGGTCCCAACTTTCTCCAACCCAAAGGGGGGATCGCTATCTCTCGAGACAAAGCTGAGGCTGATCAACATCGCCAGAAAATTCAACATGCTAATAATTTGTGATGACGTCTACGAGCTTTTGGATTTCAAAGCAGGCACCGATGGTTTTGAATACCATAAACGGATGGTCTACTTGGACAGAGAAACACTACCTGAAGGTGAAATCTACGGCAACGTCATATCAAATGCcacattttccaaaattgtaGGTCCCGGCTTAAGGGTTGGCTGGCAGGAGACCGCCACACCTCATTTGGCATTGGCATTGGCATCAGGAGGAGCTGTCTTATCAGGAGGCACGCCTTCACACTTGAACACGGTAATTGTTGGAGAACTTTTAAGAAATGGAGAGATTGATAACATTGTATCCAACTTCGTCCATGTTTACCGGGAGAGAGCAAGCGCATTGAAACGTGCAGTTTTGAGATATCTCCCCAGGGGAACAAAGATTTCGCCCGTGGACGGCGGCTATTTCTCATGGGTTACACTACCTCCTGAATATGACAACCTGAAAATCGCCCAAGAATGTGCCAAAAGAGGCGTTATACTAGCGACCGGCGACAATTTCGAAGTTAGCGGGGATAGTCTAGAGTGGGGCAAACACGGTGTTCGTCTTTCCGTGAGTTATATGAGTTCCCAAGACATTGACGAAGGAATAAATATCTGGGGGGATGTATGTAAAGAGGTTGGTCGTGCCTAG